DNA sequence from the Bombus vancouverensis nearcticus chromosome 8, iyBomVanc1_principal, whole genome shotgun sequence genome:
TTCGTTCCACTATTCTAACGTCAGTCATGGTTTTGTGGCGTAGAAACGCGCCGAGAAACCGCTGCTGGACGTTTCATTTGCGTGAAAACTGACTGAGCTTGAGTAGGAAAGATTACTCTCCGAATTGGTATATTGACGGTCGCTGACTAATATTATGTTTCTTTGTGCATAAAGTATGGTCATACACGGGTTGGTTGATCGAACAGTTGAAACGATAAACGCTGTAATTTCTAGaagtaaaaatttcaaataaatcaaaAGCATCTTTATTAGTTTTGTCATCTATGATATGTATCGCTCGAACTGTACATTATCAGCGTGTGACATTTTTACGGagttagaaagaaaaaaattggtTAAATTTGTTTATCTGGGTATTGATTCTACAGCTTTTTCGACCAAAAGTCTAGGGAGTCGATACTTATGATAGCCCCcagaatgaaaataaattacccTGACACTACAAAAATCATTTCTTACTTCTTTTgacatttacattttttaccattttatcTCTTCGGTTAACAACGACACGAAGATAAAGAAGAATTCCTTGTATTcatttgaattaataataataatttgcgTAATAATTGAAAGCAAATTCTTCACATTCTCCTCTTTGTCCTGATTACAGAAActcgtaattttctacttcagAATTTCTGCAAAATAACCAACCGTGAATGCAATTTTATTACTTTACGCCGAATATTACGaggaaaaattataaaagataCATGGAAAGTACCATTTCGTGCCTTTCTTTTGCAGATCGATTCTACAGATTTTCCGAGTACGACATATTACGTCAACGCTATAGAAAGAGTACTAATTctattgttaaatataaaagaagaaagttATATAATACGAAACTGAAACAATAAAATCAAATGTTGTCTTTCAACTTGAAGCAGTTAATCGTCAAATCGTCATTGTTAAAGTTAACAGCTACAGGATTGAAAGTTATTGGAAATTATAACGGAAACTGCCCAGCAGAAATCAAAAGCTTTCGAGAAACTgataataaaacgaaagaatcaaaggaaaagtattcaattttttaatatttccagGAATTTACACTGATTAATCGTGTCCTTTCGAATTGCTATTTAAATCGTATATCTAAACGACGAATTATACGTGGCAAGCgcaatattttatgaaaaattcgaGTGGAAGTCAAACGATGACAGCCAAAAAGCTTTCTGAATGACATTTTTTGGAGTAACATTTTCACGACGAACGAAAATAACTGAGAGATACGAGCGAGCTGTTACGCGCTGACACGTTTCAGCGTAACTGCTATTTACGGACAAGAAATAGTAAAAAGGCAAACAGTTCTGCTTCGTAATATCCGTTCTGTCGTCCGATGATAAGGAAACCatgaagtaaaaagaaaaaaaggaacaatAACGCATAATTGATAAAGATTTGCGAAACGAAACGGGGATCGCGTCAAAGGGACGCAATAAAAGAGATTACATTTGCAATTGCGCATTCTCATTTGCTCGTGGAAAAATGAGAAATTCGAGGGCGGCACTCAGAGACTTTCTGTCTGGACAAACGTTCCAAATTTTCACGTAATATTATTCGGTGCGTCTGCGATTTATTAACGAAGCTCCGGCGGGAAAACGGATGCAAACGATCTGGATAAATAAAACGCAAGAACAGCGTGACGAACTCGTCCGTTAATTTTCGGATAAtcgaaagaacaaagaaaaaaaattcgCTAGCAAATTACTCGACGAACGAAGAGTCAAATATTCGAATCGAAAAACTGCAACGAATTCACTTCAcgtttaaaaacaaaaattagtacgttaagaaaacaaattatagaaaaaaattgcGAAAAATTTTGTTGCATTCCCTTCACGGTTTATATCACCGAGAAGACAAAGTAAAAAGAGGAAACTCAATAAGGATCACGGAACAGCGATCGGGCGTAGAGCAAACGACATCAATATCGACGTTTACATGCCTCGAGTCGACCTAGCGGAATATACGAGGCGTAAAAACGCGATCCGTGACGATTGCGTTCAAGCGAAAATCTAGATTTCCAACAGAGAGTTGCACGGTAAGTCGTCACGGTGTGCGGATTGGGGCGAATTCTCGGCTACATCGGCGGACGACCGTCGGTGGGGGCCGCCAACATGTCGCAGTCTGGTTCAGGAGGGGTGAACGATAGCCAGGAACAAAACCAGGTTGGACAAACGATGGAGAATCAACAGACAGCGTGTCAAAACGGCCGAGCTGAGCCGCTTGCCGACAATGCGAAACAAGACTTGTCCAATGGCTTTGAAAACCGTACCATAGAATATGACAGATTCTCTCAAGATAGGGTTCAACAGAACCAGTCAGCCGGCCAAACTCaagaacaacaacaacaacaacagcaacagcaaacTCAGCAGACAGGTCAATATCTGACTGGAAGGAAGCAACCTGTGGTCGGTGTTCCCGAGGATAGACACCCCCCTAGTGGACAACTTCCACCCCAACAGTACAGCCAGGAAAAGTCTGCTCTCGAGAGGACGCAACATGTTTCTCAAACTAGTACACAAACCCTACCGGTTCAAGCGCAGCCTCAATTCATGCCTGATTACGATCAAACTCAGTACACGCAGATCCGAAGTCAGTTCGAGGTGAGACCTCAACAGATGTATCCTCAACAAGCTCAATACGCTGAAAGAGCTGGTTACGTGACGAGGGATGTAACATATAGAGATCCTGCGTTGTATCAAGGAGGTGCAGCGAATCCGATGTTCACTGGACAGGGTCAATACGTAACTGTTCAACACGGATCGCAAATGCCTCCTCAATCCGCCAGTCCTCAGCCACCGTACTTTTCAGGCGTTGTCGTACCTCAACCGGCTAGTTACGCTCAATTCGGCGGGCAACCCCAGTATTCCTATAGTCAGTATCCTCAAACAGTAATGAACGCGGTACCGTATAATCCTCATACTGGAATGTATCCCGCTCAACAATTCGGACAACAATCACCGAATCCTCAAAGATTCTCTCAGGAACTTGGACAATATCAGACACAGCCTATCATTCAACCGATCGCCCAAAATGTGACTCATGGTCTCGCAATGGCGACTACAGAGAGACCCAGTCGTGGACCCAAACCTATGGTTCCACCACGAGGTAATTCGAAGATTACTCACGATACAGGGCACAGAAAGTCTGCGAGTGTCGATGTTCCAGGTATGCAGAAACCTAAATACGACCCTAATCAAAATCCTCCGCAAGAACAAATTCACCGAAGCGACGGGGCGATAATCGTGCAAGGCGCACAGATCGTAACCGATACTCAGGATAGAAGATACCTGACAGCCATTAATCAAAACCCTAGGACGAGACAGGACGGTCTGTACGTCGATACGAATGGAGATCCACCTGGTCGAGAAAAGATGTGCGAAACCGTGGTAACCGATTGTGGTCTATATGTGACCAGACCTGAACACAGGAAATCTATTTCCGTGGACGTTACATCGAGTTTCCAGCGTCGTAACGATACGATTACGTTCACGTTCCCTGGTGACACGAATCAGGAAATATTAATGCCAGCGAGGAAGACCGGAACTATGGTGGATCCGAAACGAGTCGAAACCAATCAAGTGTATCCGCCTGATCAAAGGCGATTGGATACGAGCTTAAGAGTATCGCCGATGGCTTTTGATACGAGACAAGAAAATAGGAAGAGCATAGGGGCTGATAGAAAGCCCGAATGGGGTAACGTGAGCCCTAATCAAAGAGTAGCGATACCGCAAGAAAACAGACGATCCGATTACTTCGACGAGCATAGGAGGTCACCGATGACCATAGAAGGCAAGAGAATGGAAGACGTTAGAAGGTCTCCTATGCCTTTCATGCCGATTCGCGAAGGATCCGCGGATCGCGCAGGACAGAAAAGTCCGTCGTTTGTAAATCAAAATTTCGAGAAGACTAGACAAGAGCTAACGATATGGGCTGAACAACGACAACGACAGGAACACGAAAGAAACATGATGCAGAATCAAATGCTCTCCACCAGTCCACGTTCTCGTAATCAGTCCGAGGAAAGGAGAGACCCGAGACAGATACATCAACCAGATGATCGCAAGGAAGCTAGAATGACTCAATCGGCCTTTCAACCTATACCCAACATCAGTCAGAGGACTATAATGGAACAACGTCGACATTTGCGACACGTTAGTGCTGACCTAACGAAGCACATGGAACTCTCGAGAAAGGAGTTCGACGAGCAGCCCATTAGTGGATCCGTAGCGAACCTTGGACCACCTGCTAGTACGGCTCCCTCTCAAAGAGCCAGTCCTAATATATGTCATCAGTATCCAGCCCTTAGCGAAGCAAAGTTAGATACCAAGACTGTTCTAACTGTGGTAACAGACTTCGGTGAAACAAGTTTAGGTAAACCGATCGATCAAGTGGATCATATAATCCATAGCCATCGTAAAAGCCACAATATCTCGACCAGCTTACTAACTCATAGCAAGAGCCAGAGCGATAATCTTCAAAGTCAACTAGACACACAGAACGAAAAATCCGACGCTTTGACGTCCCAGCAGCAACAACTGCAAAATCAACAGAATCTTGATTTAATATCCGAGAAACTCAGCCAATTTGAGCGTCAACAAAGCGATCTACAAGCGAAGCTTCAGTGTCTTCAGAATCAAAATCAAATCCTCGATAAAGTGGCGCAATTTCAACATCAACAAAGTGATTTACAAGCCCGTCTGCAAAGTTTGCAAGCACAGAACCAGCTGTGCGATAAATTACAAAGATCGACCGATTTTCAGCCGCATTCGATCGGAAACGAGATCCACCAGATTCAATCGAATTCTCTGCCCAACCACCAAGAACAACCGACCGATAAGATTTGCACGTCGCAAAGCCAGAATACGCCGCACAGTCATCATCAAACGTTATTGACCGCTTCCTATACACAGAACTCTAATCATCAATCCTGCCAATCGTCTGTCTGCGAGAAATTATCACCTAGGCTTCAACACGACACCAGCGACCCGAATTCTATTCAGATACCGAACATGTCGCAGATGCCACTGCCGTGTCTGCCACAATTCGATCGCGCCGATACGTCCCGTACTTCGTTCTCACAGTTCCATCGACTTCAGTGTCAAATCGACGGTCACGAGGGAGCTTCAGCACCGTCCAGCACTGCTTCCGTGGCTTCGTTTACTGGAACTTTGAAAAAGGTACCTCCCGAGAAACCACCGAGAACGTCGCTAATCGTTCAGTCACCGGAGTCAGAGGTAAGGGCGTTAACGATTGAAAATGATATGGATGTTGAAAAGTTTTCAGTTTTTCGTTTTGCATGGTGTAACGATGTATAGGCAGCTATAACGACCTTAGTGCATTTTACAGCAGggttatttttatttgaatacaATTTTGCCACATTTCAAAGTAAAGATActatattttactttaaaagCAGTATAGCATGATCACGAATATGCTACGAGATAATTGTTTATTCATATATCAAgaaatgatttattttaataaaaaaatagtcTTTACATCATAGAACAGTCGACCATAACAGTGGTCTtaagttatttaattttattttgtactcCGCATTTTACGCGATACAAATTCTCAACAATTTTTAtcctgaaaaatataaaatacaaaataacatCGAGCAAACATTTTTCCGGCTAACTGTGTCCTAGTCAATTAAGGATCAATAGTGTTATAATTTTGCACGTTTAGATATTCATTGTTACAATCTAAAatagtatataaaattatatcgtaGAAACGCTATTTCGAAACTACAATTTTACGTTAAAATAACCATATAAAGGTGTATAATGTTGATTGAAAGAAATGCAAGTTTCCATCAAAAGATAGAAATAATTCGTGCCACGAatcttatatttatttgattgTAGAAACACgctttaaatataaagaaaacaATTATATGAAACGTAAAATGCGTAATAAGAGACACTCGAACGATCAAAGTGCGTCGCTTATACGCCAATAATttcttataaaattaaaatccaGAAGCCTTGGGTGAATAACGCGCGAAGGGTGCGAAGGGGAACGAATTTCGCGTTTCTCAACATTGGTTGCTAGGGAAAGAGACGAAGAAGGGTGCGAAAGGAGGGTGGAACGAAGATAGATGAGTGACCTGGCCGGAAAGAGTGGCAGATAGAGATCTCCACTTGCAGTTTTTGCCATCGCAGCCGAGTAGAATGAACTCGTTAGATATCAAACTCCATGTTGTCTTTGAAAACTTCGTTACGAGCCCTGTGTACCTTTCACTCTACTACTTCCACACTCGGTCTTTTCGTCTAGACAACTTTGTTCGTGCTATAAAACTAGATACCGTCATCCGACGACGATGTCACCTGCTGCAGCGTGCACGTGTTTAGAATAGGGAATTCCAGATTTCATATCTATATAACACGCTCGTCTAAATAAAGACTTGGTACAAGAATTCCACGGTCTTTTTCACTTTTTACTTTGTTTTTCAACTTTACATTCGGTACGAAGTGTACGATCTGCATTTTTCGTAATTTATTCGTTTTTTCAATTACTACATATAAATGAATGCGAAGTAAGAGCTAGAAATTGTATATACTCGTGTTATCTATGCTTAGTTTAGTTTATTTTATGATTCTGTTCTTTTGAAAGAATgacaatttatttaaattaaataatagtaACGTAGGGAAATGAAATTAACGTATTCAACTTAGAATCTAAATAAAAGGATGATAACGTTATtttgaataatataaaaaaaagagattaGCTGCATTTGGGTTAACATGTTATCTGCTATGCAAATTTTATACGATACAGCCGAATATACGTAtcagaaaattaatttactGAAACTTTGCTTCATATCTATTTGTAGTAGTACCTCGCGTTGTTATCACAGTATTAAAGATATTGACAATTTTACGAATATGTACTGTTCATTTCTAATTTAATTGTCTCAATCAATTCCCACATCGCCAATCGTTACTGACTAATCGTGGTAGTCAACATATTAAAATGAGGCAAAACCGAGAGAAACATACAATTCCAATAAATCTGATGAATTAATTCAGTAGCACGACCTCGTAAATTATTATCGCTAAAAGTAATCGCAGATTtcaaagttaaaaaataaaacccTTAAAAGACAGTAACAGTACGATACTCGATAATCGATATTATCCACCGTGTAGCATGATACATTCCATGTATAACCGCTCCCTCCTAAAGCAAACACTTCGACCCCCACATTCTTTCGGTTTATCTCCCTAAGAGAAATTTCTCAAAACACGTAAAGCGCGTctaacaaataatattttcgaAGCTTCCTCACCATGAACCGATATTATTTTAACTGTCGTGGGCGCACTCTTCCTACAGGGACATTTCCAACCTTTGCCAATACTTTGTATAAAAGACGGTACCGTGTAGTGGCGTGTAGGTAAGGCAAATAACCCGTCTCTCGGTGAAAACGTAGCCGCCGAAGCTTCGTTGGCGTCGTACCGGTAAAATTGGGTTAGCGCTACGAGTCGCGCGTGTATGAAAAGCTCTGGAGTTTACTTTCCCAGAAGAGCAAATATCCCCTTCCTCCCTAGCccagttctctctctctctctctcttcctctctctgtctctctctctatctttctctctcgctcttgcTGTCTTCCTCTCATTCCCTTTGCGAGTACGGTGGACAATAGAGAAGTAAAGAGAATTCGCATTTTCAACCGCCGTGCGTTACCTAACCTACCTAACTGAGAATCCAACCGACTATGGGGCTGGCTTCTAGGCCAATTTCCCTCTGATGCAATTCAGTAATGGCCGGTGTTCCTTTCCGGGAATTCGCGCGAAATAAGTAGCAGAATGGAACGCATAAAAGATTCGGCGACACAAAGGCGAATATTTCATTCTTGTTGTTATACGCCATAAAAATCGCGAGGCGGAGAGAGTTCCTGAATTGCGAATTGTATCGCGACTTTTGTGTTGCGAGAAAGATTTATCACGCGACTTAAGGTTTGTCGTTTATTTGCCTACGTATCAGAGTCGATCGAATAAACTCTGGTTTAGCTTGTACTATGTAATCGTTCTAGTGTTATTGCTAATAAtcacaattaatttattaacccTCTCGTTCCCACGGTAATCAAGtatgatataaaaaaattaatcgtTAGATGCGTATATTTGCGCATTCGAGAgtggaaaatttaaagatgAAAAATTGCATCGAAAGCCGATAATATGCAAGATTGGAGAAAATACTTGGAATATAGAATTTGTTCGAATATTTAGTGGATGAAAAGGATTTCTGCCAGAATTCTACATCTGAATGAATCGTTTATTTATTAtgtaacaaataaatatttgtgaCTGTTAAATAATTCGGGAATGAGAGGGTTAACTGACGGATCAATGATCATATTATTGATTGATTGTCTCATTTACCTGTGAAGTCTTTAGAGTTTCCTCGATCGCGAATCACGCTTATCTCCTTGTTAAAAGATATCTTCCTGTTCTGAAAAATATTGCAACAAAATTAACAATTAATCAATatatgttaaaaaattataaaatattttacggaAAAGGAAACGTTGACAGGGTACAAAGAATCAGAAAATTGACAGGAAGGTGAATTGAAATTATACGATACAAAAATATCTTTGTTTCAAAGATTAAAATTAGTCGtataaatgtttataaaatagCCCAATTTAAAAATAGAGTGACTTTAAAACTTTAAAAAGCGTGAAATACTATTGTAACCCGTTCTAGTAATTAATCAAGCCCACAACTTTTTTCTATGTTTACTAGTATCTTTGCTAGTACTGTATCGGTATTAAAAGCGTAAAAGAGTTCACAGTTAACCAAGAGAAAGGATTTCCTTTTTTACGGGCCATTTTTCACGAGCCTTTGTAACAGCAGCTACAATACAAAGTTAAGAGAATTCGCGTCTCTGGCCCATACTCGGTGGCTCGTTTACTCGCTAGAGGATTCttactgtggcggcactcgacaacaaaatACCACCACTCCACACTAACTACTCCCGGTCGACGGCGGCGCAGTGGTTAGAGCCTTAGATGCGAACATTTGGACTCgtgttcgaatcccggcgaccggagtTCCATATTAGATATTCCATCACAGATGTTGAGTATCAAATAAACAAACAACGACTTGAGAAagcataaataaaaaatttttttcttatttacaagcactttacaatcaattctcgcatcgAGAATTTTGAGTAAGTTTCTCTGACGTGGTGCAGTGACATGACTAACTAGTTTACAGTAAGTTTATTCCTAGCTGCATCTAGTACTTAGGACTAAAGGATAGTGTTTTCTTAGCCTGCGtatctggtccgacgtattaagtaatttaataattagGGGATTTCGatggttgttaactcttatgATATATCTGTTACtacattttcttatttcttctttgactgtggatatcttgaggtcgcgatgtattgcttcgttggtaacataccaggATGCATCTACCAGGATGCATCTACCAGGGATCtgagcgttttcgattggaagcgttggagtacttcaatgttggaattacttgctgttGCCCATAGTTGGATCCCGTAGgaccagacaggttttattatggTCTTATAAAGCGTAATTTTGCTCTGCGTGCTTAAGTTGGAACGTCGGCCAAtgagccagtagaatttttaaatataggaaaaggagagagaaatgTTTCGTGCGAGATCTGCTAGTAGGACTCTTCAGTAAAGCTTACCTAGCAGAACTATaccttagacacaatggaagaagagaggagagaagaaagACATTAATATATATGGTAGAATGATATGTAAGCAAGATATGTACGAATGGCGGGACTACTGTATCCAAAGCTCGGTTCTACCCTCCTTTTGCAGTGTGACGTTTCCTAGTGGAGCGACCACCCCTACTCCGGATCTTCTTGCCGCGATCAAAGATCAGGAGGGGATACTATTGCTACTAAACttactgttttattttattgcttTACTTGAGCTGGAGATGCGGGCGGCCCGTGCACGCGCCATACACACGGTGTAGCAATTATCTTGAGCGTGAGGACACGTGGGTGTCGCTATATAACGGGCCCCTTTTCCTGGGGGGGGGGGGATGAAAGTTGGTCAGTCAACTGCCAGTTTGGGCATAGGCATGGCAGAGCCCAGTATTGTTAACTGAGTGGTTGGGTTTCATCATGGTTATCAATACTCCTATTTTTTGGTGTGGAGAACCGCCGGATGAAAATGCCATCTGTAAAGAGAAGAAGAGGTGGTCTGCTTTCCCTTATATGCTTTAAGGGATTTTATCAGCTGATTAGTTTGATTGTCGCCCGGTTACAGCCACATTACTAAGCCAAGTGTCTAGGCAAAGCCACATTACTAAGCCAAGTGTCTAGGCAAGCGGGCGCGTTTCGTTCTAATGTAATTAATGTCTCCTTCTTTCGACGCTCTCGACTCGTGCTTAGCGATGTAAACGggaaaagtgaaaaataaaagCCGAACGAGCCGCATCGGTGACAGAATTTTGCGACGTTAATGGACGTTGCGCTTGCGGTTCAGCTCTGGTCCATCCAGTTTGTACAAGTAATTGCCGATCGATTAATAATGCATTCCTTGTCACTCAGGAAGCGCTTTGACACGGATAACTTGTCAAATAGTTACGATAACTCGGTTCAAGCTACCGACTTTCAAGTAATTTTACATcgaataatttcaaaaaattcgCACCAGGTCGTGTATGATTTTTTGCTTCTAAATATGGTATCGTATGtgtcaaataatttatttttcttaccATACTACTTTATTTCTAATGAAATTAATAGTAGATCGTACCTAGTTGTAgtctatataaatttttcttaatCTTCATTTCATATGTATAAACATTTGCATGTGTTACGAAAATTGAAACTAGTATATTGGACATCCACGGTATTCTACCTACGTTTAGACGAAATAACGTTATTTCGCTCTTTCTCTTCGAATACAAGTAAACTGAAGAGTTTCCAATAATCGCAGCTCTGATTCTTGCATTGAAAGGAACGTGTAGTTTTTACAGCATTATAACGAAAGACGAGGAACCGGCAAAATTATCCTTTCCTTGACCATCGATAAAGTACCACTCGAGCTTGGAATTATCAAGGAAATAAAACTTCGTAAAAGCTCCCGGTGCAATCTTTTCAAACATCAGCTCAAGAGAATCGTTTTTAGGAGATTTATAGCGTGAAAGGGACCTCCGTGCGATCCTATGGACAACTCATTCCAAGTGACTGGCCTTTAAAGCGCTTTTGACCCCATTGATATATTTTCATTCGTGCGATAGGAATTGGATCGAAATGGATCTCGATAATATATTATCAGAAGGCATTGAAACGTGGCTAGCTAGTAACTTATTCTATTAATGTCACCTCCATtcaatcgtttcttcttttaccgTTTCGCTAGTagatatatttcttattttcggAAAACTGACGGGGATATTAATAAAGGGAAGCCATTGCTGtacaattttcttttaattatatctATTCAATATGTGATATTACCTATTAGAGGATAATACCCCGCTTAGGTAAATAATTAGAATTTCGGGGAATAATTAATCAAAGCTATTTTGCCTATTTTAAAAATACCGTTTTCTATTTTACCGCTTCAACACAACTTTAATCTCGTTACAGATTTATGTGTCCCAATCTCACGCTCATTTTACTTAGCAAAAGGAATTTCAACATTCTAAAGGAAATTTTAGCACAGTCCAACTAAAACATTTAGACAAATCACTAGAGATACCGACGACTAAAGTATGAAACTTGTAGCAAGAAAATCAAAGCGAAAGACATCCGAAAAAATGTTCATaatataaaggaaaaaaataaacgactacTACGCATATATGTTGTTTACTTTGACCACTCTCGTAATTCTAGCGTTCAAAACTATCCCTGTACAATTTTCCTTGTTAGGGATAAAAAGACACGATTGAATCGAAAATAACGCAAAAGACGTGGCAGAGTTAATTCCAAACCGTATCGTCGAACTATCTCGAGCGTGTACGTTGGATAAGTGGTTTACTCTCTAAGTCAGTCACACTGTCTGCATTAAATCGTGGGAATGTTGTGTCACCAAAGATCGCGGGAAAGTTCGTAGCGTTGCGGTTTCAAAAGCCACGACTCCGCAACACTCTAAGCCATTCGAGACACGCCAGCTCGAGTAACGTAAATTCAGAAAGGAGCGTAACTCGACCAGCGAGAATTTCCGTCATGTTTCGCCGCGGTGATACGGTTTCGCGGAAAGTACAGTTGCCTCGCGTGTCGAGAATCCGGGAAAATTCGGCCGCGATTGAATCGCAGGGAATAAATGTAAAAACGGAACGGGTGAAATGAATAACGCGGCCTCGAT
Encoded proteins:
- the LOC117159636 gene encoding uncharacterized protein LOC117159636 — protein: MSQSGSGGVNDSQEQNQVGQTMENQQTACQNGRAEPLADNAKQDLSNGFENRTIEYDRFSQDRVQQNQSAGQTQEQQQQQQQQQTQQTGQYLTGRKQPVVGVPEDRHPPSGQLPPQQYSQEKSALERTQHVSQTSTQTLPVQAQPQFMPDYDQTQYTQIRSQFEVRPQQMYPQQAQYAERAGYVTRDVTYRDPALYQGGAANPMFTGQGQYVTVQHGSQMPPQSASPQPPYFSGVVVPQPASYAQFGGQPQYSYSQYPQTVMNAVPYNPHTGMYPAQQFGQQSPNPQRFSQELGQYQTQPIIQPIAQNVTHGLAMATTERPSRGPKPMVPPRGNSKITHDTGHRKSASVDVPGMQKPKYDPNQNPPQEQIHRSDGAIIVQGAQIVTDTQDRRYLTAINQNPRTRQDGLYVDTNGDPPGREKMCETVVTDCGLYVTRPEHRKSISVDVTSSFQRRNDTITFTFPGDTNQEILMPARKTGTMVDPKRVETNQVYPPDQRRLDTSLRVSPMAFDTRQENRKSIGADRKPEWGNVSPNQRVAIPQENRRSDYFDEHRRSPMTIEGKRMEDVRRSPMPFMPIREGSADRAGQKSPSFVNQNFEKTRQELTIWAEQRQRQEHERNMMQNQMLSTSPRSRNQSEERRDPRQIHQPDDRKEARMTQSAFQPIPNISQRTIMEQRRHLRHVSADLTKHMELSRKEFDEQPISGSVANLGPPASTAPSQRASPNICHQYPALSEAKLDTKTVLTVVTDFGETSLGKPIDQVDHIIHSHRKSHNISTSLLTHSKSQSDNLQSQLDTQNEKSDALTSQQQQLQNQQNLDLISEKLSQFERQQSDLQAKLQCLQNQNQILDKVAQFQHQQSDLQARLQSLQAQNQLCDKLQRSTDFQPHSIGNEIHQIQSNSLPNHQEQPTDKICTSQSQNTPHSHHQTLLTASYTQNSNHQSCQSSVCEKLSPRLQHDTSDPNSIQIPNMSQMPLPCLPQFDRADTSRTSFSQFHRLQCQIDGHEGASAPSSTASVASFTGTLKKVPPEKPPRTSLIVQSPESESNRSQPAIGLKQTPKARPTIFGTVASDLTPKDGNSRRSLPQTPAGGVGGKGSGSAGAGSGMVNGSGADHQDIRDGAAINTEHALVYRDGNLVSGSLEALVQHMVPTEEYYPDRAYLFAFLLSARLFIKPHELLGEVCALCEHQQNLTGDSGKERLQRFVPRLVQLLAEWTETFPYDFRDERVMGHVRSITQKVAAVDAAARQEVSALLQNLLLRLTALERYEEGLARLATEATTEQLSQVDITELCPSAMVLAQQLTHVELERLSYIGPEEFVQAFAKESPHLETSFKDMKKTRNLESYVQWFNRLSYFVATEVCKHAKKKQRVRVVEYWIETARECFNIGNFNSLMAIIAGLNMSPISRLKKTWSKVQLAKFSILEHQMDPSSNFSSYRSTLKAAMWRSAGATDERQRIVVPFFSLLVKDLYFLNEGCSNKLPNGHINFEKFWQLAKQVTEFIAWKQVACPFEKNPRVIAFLQASPVLTENALALASFECEPPDNNPEKERYKALKSELNAQ